A single genomic interval of Microbacterium sp. LWO14-1.2 harbors:
- a CDS encoding GNAT family N-acetyltransferase has protein sequence MTRLLPPRLQLNHANDNSWHSDVRELLDFLPVLYPGGEQWLDARLRLIDEGKAVAHLVRDHAGTLVGVMLGIAKDAHRFKVSTLYVAPGHRGAGVGRTLLDAALLRAQQAECTEVYITGATTVRDELSPLLSSRRFVRIATERDRYGVGRDEDVYSRAL, from the coding sequence ATGACGAGACTTCTTCCGCCCCGTCTCCAACTGAACCACGCGAACGACAACAGCTGGCATTCAGACGTACGGGAGCTTCTGGACTTCCTCCCCGTCCTGTATCCGGGTGGCGAGCAGTGGCTTGATGCCCGACTTCGACTTATCGACGAGGGCAAAGCCGTCGCTCACTTGGTGCGTGACCACGCTGGCACGCTCGTCGGAGTGATGCTCGGCATCGCCAAAGATGCCCACCGATTCAAGGTTTCGACGCTGTACGTTGCTCCTGGGCATCGAGGCGCCGGCGTCGGACGCACGCTGCTTGACGCTGCGCTCCTGCGCGCCCAGCAGGCGGAATGTACCGAGGTTTACATCACTGGGGCGACGACGGTGAGGGACGAGCTGTCCCCCTTGCTCTCTTCACGCAGGTTTGTGCGCATCGCCACTGAAAGAGATCGGTACGGCGTGGGTCGCGACGAGGACGTCTACAGCCGCGCGCTCTGA